The Paenibacillus sp. 481 DNA window CCATTATCGGTTGGGAGGACAAGCAGGTGAGAATCACTAGAGATGCGACTTCCCATAACACAAAAACGGATACCAACAGGTATCCGCAGAATGGGCTTATGATATACCCTTCCCTGCACTCCCTGTAAGATTAAAGAAAAGCACGCCGAATAAAATAGTGTCATCACTATTACAGGCATCCTTTTAATTTGGTAGTCTTTACAGAGTAATCCACATGATAGGGTGTATGCTCCTTTGTTTGCATCTCTATGATTTCAAATTAACACTGGGCATGGAAAAATTAAACATTAAATTTCATATGCGTATTATAATTTAGGCTCATTAGGTGTAAAACATATTTGACACGTAATCATAAATTTTATATATTCAAGATGTAAAACATGTTTTACACTCGAAAGGATTGTGCTTTGTTCCATGAATAATCTGATTAAACCATTTCGCGAGAAAAAAGGGATCTCGCAAGGAAAATTGGCTGAACTGTGCAATGTGAGTCGTCAAACCATTAATGCTATTGAAAATAAAAAATACGACCCCAGTCTGCAATTAGCTTTTGATATTGCCAAGCACTTAGGAGTGACTGTTGATCAACTATTTTTGCCGGAAGGTGATGATAAATCATGAGCAGACGAAAAGTCGGTTCCATCATCATGGGAACAGCTACGCTAATTGTAATCGGATATGCCATTTACAGAGGACTCACTGGAAATGAGATTGGATTTAATGAAGTGTTCTCTATCGCCGCCATATTATCCATATTCTTATCTTCGATCACTTGGGGGTCTAAGCAAGAAAAAGACGGAATTTTACAAGAAGAGGAACTAGGACAGCGTATCACCGAAAAAAGCTCTAAACTTAGCTACTTGCTGCTCACTATTTTCATTCTTGGGGCAGTAGGGTTGGATACATACATAAATGGCACAGTTAATATGTTTCTATTAGCGTTACTTGGCTTATCTGTGATCCTATTGCCGATTGTAGAATTTTTCTACGCTAGAAGGTACCAGTAATATACCCTTCAACGAATTACATAAGGGCTATCCTGCGCTAGTTCACGTCATATAGCCCAGATAGCCCAGTATCTATAGTACTGGCATCTCACTCTCCCCATCAAGACATTTGCCATTGATCAGTCGGATGCATTCTATCGCCAGATCTATGCTAATTAGTATTCCCACAGTATTTGATCCAATTGACGAATCATATCTAGGCCTAAATCTGGATTTATCATTTTAATAAAATACGCCTTTCCATAAAGATGCTCTTTATAGTTAGAATTTCTAATATTTCTTTGTCTCATATGACCGTTTACTCCATACTTTTTGCAATAATAAATTTCTTGTCGTAATGACCGAATCATTTCATTTGGAACATTAACTTTTTGATTTACAACAAGACCTGTCACCATTTGCTTTTGATTGTTGAATTGTATTCTTAATTTTTTATAATTGATTATAAATCCTTCATCCGTTAAGATCTTTTTTAAAGTTCCTATATAATTTGTGATGGATGAAGAACCTGATAACGTTATATCATCAGCATATCGACTGTACTTAGCTCCTATAGCATTTGCAAGCCCACTGATACGTTTATCTAGTTTTTTGCATACAATATTGGATAAGTACGGGCTTGTTGGGGCACCTTGCGGTAAACAGTCATCTTTAGTACACAAAGTTGTTAAAATAGAGGCCACTTGCTTGGTATAACCTAAGTATCGATACAGTTTATAAATCTGTATGCCTTTAATACTGGGAAAAAAATTGGCGATATCTATATTAACGATACACTCTTGTCCTTCATGGATTTTAGCATTATCAAGGATAGATCGCTTTTTCCTAAAGCCAAAAGCATGTGAGGAAATTGGAACCTGACATGTAATGTGATCCAATATCCATCTTTGAATCATCTTTAAGGGGTATGATGGAGCTTCAAGCTGCCTTGTGCCTCCACTTTTTTTAGGTATTTCAAAAGAATGATAATTATACTCCTTGTTATACATATAAGACCGCATATCTTCTGGTGAGCATTCAAGCAAATAACATAAATGATCAAAATCAAAAATAACAGCCACGGAATTGGAAATAAGTCTTTGTGCATATAACTTTACCAACTGGATATCATCTGTTGGAT harbors:
- a CDS encoding helix-turn-helix transcriptional regulator, which encodes MNNLIKPFREKKGISQGKLAELCNVSRQTINAIENKKYDPSLQLAFDIAKHLGVTVDQLFLPEGDDKS
- a CDS encoding retron St85 family RNA-directed DNA polymerase, with protein sequence MSNSLNYLILLEEQMVQEQYPTDDIQLVKLYAQRLISNSVAVIFDFDHLCYLLECSPEDMRSYMYNKEYNYHSFEIPKKSGGTRQLEAPSYPLKMIQRWILDHITCQVPISSHAFGFRKKRSILDNAKIHEGQECIVNIDIANFFPSIKGIQIYKLYRYLGYTKQVASILTTLCTKDDCLPQGAPTSPYLSNIVCKKLDKRISGLANAIGAKYSRYADDITLSGSSSITNYIGTLKKILTDEGFIINYKKLRIQFNNQKQMVTGLVVNQKVNVPNEMIRSLRQEIYYCKKYGVNGHMRQRNIRNSNYKEHLYGKAYFIKMINPDLGLDMIRQLDQILWEY